One genomic segment of Paraburkholderia caffeinilytica includes these proteins:
- a CDS encoding IclR family transcriptional regulator domain-containing protein, with protein MDEKDWIAGAAKALTIIEAFDEEHARMTPTMVAARAGLSRTAARRYLLTLRELGYVDTDGKLFWLAPRVLRLGQSYLDSARLPRTVQPFLQRITATVQETALVAILDEHDVVYVARNGVNRAMAVGFVLGSRASAPLSSAGLILLAFQPPESIEQWLASYPIKVFTPYTYSTTARLREVLGEIRRDGYVVTDQQLELGMRGVAVPLRDRHGSVVAAISVSMPIGQESANAALHRVLPTLQETASLLRNLV; from the coding sequence ATGGACGAGAAAGACTGGATTGCCGGCGCGGCGAAGGCGCTGACGATCATCGAAGCATTCGACGAAGAGCATGCGCGCATGACGCCGACCATGGTGGCCGCCCGTGCCGGGCTCTCGCGCACGGCGGCGCGCCGCTATCTGCTGACGCTGCGCGAACTCGGCTACGTGGATACCGACGGCAAGCTGTTCTGGCTCGCGCCGCGCGTATTGCGGCTCGGTCAGTCGTATCTGGATTCGGCGCGCTTGCCGCGCACCGTGCAGCCGTTTCTTCAGCGCATCACCGCGACGGTGCAGGAAACCGCGCTGGTCGCGATTCTCGACGAACATGACGTGGTCTACGTGGCGCGCAACGGCGTCAACCGGGCGATGGCGGTCGGTTTCGTGCTCGGCTCGCGGGCGAGCGCGCCGCTGTCGTCGGCGGGTTTGATCCTGCTGGCTTTCCAGCCGCCGGAAAGCATCGAACAGTGGCTGGCGTCTTATCCGATCAAGGTATTCACGCCCTATACCTATTCGACCACGGCGCGTTTGCGCGAAGTGCTGGGTGAAATCCGCCGCGATGGGTATGTCGTCACCGACCAACAACTGGAATTGGGTATGCGCGGTGTCGCGGTGCCCTTGCGTGACCGGCATGGCTCGGTCGTGGCGGCGATCAGCGTGAGCATGCCGATCGGGCAGGAGTCGGCGAATGCGGCGTTGCACCGGGTGCTGCCGACTCTCCAGGAAACCGCCAGTTTGCTGCGAAATCTGGTCTGA
- a CDS encoding Mut7-C RNAse domain-containing protein: MVTATFRFYEELNDFLARPLRRRAFSCACAHGATAKHMIEVLGVPHTEVELILVNGESVGFNHPLADGDRVAVYPKFEALDIQPLLRVREHPLRVVRFIADAHLGGLAPLLRLAGFDTLYDNHYPDADIEALAAAQQRIVLTRDRELLKRRTITHGCYVRTLRPREQLREVFERLDLAGSAQPFRLCLMCNAPLRRIAKNEVGDRAPDGVLERHDQFVTCDVCRRVFWEGTHWQRMRALMDSVAGGPERPI; encoded by the coding sequence ATGGTCACCGCGACATTCCGCTTCTATGAGGAGCTTAACGATTTTCTCGCCCGGCCCCTGCGCCGGCGCGCGTTCAGTTGCGCCTGCGCGCACGGCGCGACCGCGAAACATATGATCGAAGTGCTCGGCGTGCCGCATACTGAGGTTGAACTGATTCTGGTGAACGGTGAATCGGTCGGTTTCAATCATCCGCTCGCCGACGGCGATCGCGTCGCCGTTTATCCGAAGTTTGAAGCGCTCGACATCCAGCCGCTGTTGCGCGTGCGCGAACATCCGCTGCGCGTGGTGCGCTTCATCGCCGATGCGCACCTTGGCGGTCTCGCCCCGCTGCTGCGGCTCGCCGGCTTCGATACGCTGTACGACAACCACTATCCCGACGCCGATATCGAAGCGCTCGCCGCCGCGCAACAGCGCATCGTACTGACGCGCGATCGGGAGCTATTGAAACGCCGCACCATCACGCATGGCTGCTACGTGCGCACACTGCGGCCGCGTGAACAATTGCGCGAAGTGTTTGAACGGCTCGATCTGGCCGGCAGTGCGCAGCCGTTCCGTTTGTGTCTGATGTGCAATGCGCCGCTACGGCGGATCGCCAAGAATGAAGTCGGCGATCGGGCGCCGGATGGCGTGCTCGAACGGCATGACCAGTTCGTCACCTGCGACGTGTGCCGGCGCGTGTTCTGGGAAGGCACGCACTGGCAACGCATGCGTGCACTGATGGACAGCGTGGCCGGCGGGCCGGAGCGGCCGATTTGA
- a CDS encoding OmpW/AlkL family protein, with amino-acid sequence MKKIYFALLTACLSVSAHAQHAGDNVAVLGWFHVMPQDSSTPLTTNVAPTPINTPLRLPSSFTSSGTGLSTSTANTVGLVFSHYLTDHIAVSTVAGVPPVFKLYGHGTVKPPGPAGALGQQNLGDPQANPIVKSVRQWSPALLFQYYFNAPTAKFRPFVGIGVSYNWFSDVQLSQNFVTATQNNLGSVLAAGAGKPGQTQVSAKASSSWQPVFNAGLSYNITNHWGLVASVTYIPLKTTSSVIIKAADGTELSVSKAELKADPIISFLAVSYKF; translated from the coding sequence ATGAAAAAAATCTATTTCGCGCTACTGACCGCTTGCCTGTCGGTCAGTGCGCACGCACAACACGCGGGCGACAACGTCGCCGTGCTCGGCTGGTTCCACGTCATGCCACAGGATTCGAGCACGCCGCTGACCACGAACGTCGCCCCGACGCCGATCAATACGCCGCTGCGTCTGCCGAGCTCGTTCACCTCTAGCGGCACAGGGTTGTCGACCAGTACCGCCAATACCGTCGGCCTCGTATTCAGTCATTACCTCACCGATCACATCGCCGTGTCGACGGTGGCGGGCGTGCCGCCTGTTTTCAAGCTCTACGGCCACGGCACCGTGAAGCCGCCAGGACCGGCAGGCGCGCTCGGCCAGCAGAATCTGGGCGATCCGCAGGCTAATCCGATCGTGAAGAGCGTGCGCCAGTGGAGCCCGGCGCTGCTGTTCCAGTACTACTTCAATGCGCCAACGGCCAAGTTCAGGCCGTTCGTGGGTATCGGCGTGTCGTACAACTGGTTCTCCGACGTTCAGCTGAGCCAGAACTTCGTCACCGCGACGCAGAACAATCTCGGTTCAGTGCTGGCAGCGGGCGCGGGCAAGCCGGGGCAGACGCAGGTGTCGGCGAAGGCGTCGTCGTCGTGGCAGCCGGTGTTCAACGCGGGGCTCTCGTACAACATCACCAACCATTGGGGTCTCGTGGCATCGGTTACGTACATTCCGCTGAAGACCACCTCGTCGGTCATCATCAAAGCGGCGGACGGCACGGAATTGAGTGTCTCGAAGGCGGAGCTGAAAGCCGATCCGATCATTTCGTTCCTGGCCGTTTCATACAAGTTCTGA
- a CDS encoding LysE family translocator translates to MSLHTWWLFAATVFIVSAIPGPNMLLVMTHGAQHGLRRSSATMAGCLSALVLMLAVSAAGLGVFLAAWPTMFNALRMIGAAYLVYLGVKAWRAPADESTAGAVDELAARPARSRLALFRSGFLVASSNPKAILFAAALLPQFIDAAQPKLPQFGVLVATFAVIEVSWYLVYGGFGTRIGARLKSRSVARMFNRLTGGVFVGFGAMMALVRH, encoded by the coding sequence ATGAGTCTGCACACCTGGTGGCTGTTCGCCGCCACTGTTTTCATCGTTTCCGCGATTCCCGGTCCGAACATGCTGCTGGTGATGACCCATGGCGCCCAGCACGGGTTGCGCCGTTCCAGTGCGACCATGGCGGGCTGCCTGTCGGCGCTGGTTTTGATGCTGGCGGTGTCGGCGGCGGGCCTGGGCGTCTTTCTCGCGGCGTGGCCGACGATGTTCAACGCGCTGCGGATGATCGGCGCGGCCTACCTCGTCTACCTCGGCGTCAAGGCATGGCGGGCGCCGGCTGACGAAAGCACCGCCGGTGCTGTCGACGAACTCGCCGCCAGGCCCGCGCGCTCGCGCCTCGCGCTGTTTCGCAGTGGCTTCCTGGTGGCGAGCAGCAACCCGAAAGCCATTCTGTTCGCCGCCGCGCTGCTGCCGCAATTCATCGACGCCGCGCAGCCGAAGCTGCCGCAGTTCGGTGTGCTCGTCGCGACATTCGCGGTTATCGAGGTGAGCTGGTACCTGGTGTACGGCGGCTTCGGCACGCGGATCGGCGCCCGGCTAAAGAGCCGCAGCGTCGCGAGGATGTTCAATCGTCTGACGGGAGGCGTGTTCGTCGGCTTTGGCGCCATGATGGCGCTGGTGCGGCACTAG
- a CDS encoding orotate phosphoribosyltransferase, translating into MTGFDRQTISDTTAKMLLEVQAVHFNAEKPYIFTSGWASPVYIDCRKLISYPRVRRGLMEMAESTILRDVGYEQIDAVAGGETAGIPFAAWLSDRLMVPMQYVRKKPKGFGRNAQIEGLLTEGQRVLLVEDLTTDSRSKINFINALRTAGATVNHCFVLFHYNIFKESVSVLKDIDVDLHALATWWDVLRVAKANNYFDTKTLDEVEKFLHAPAEWSAAHGGANAAPQ; encoded by the coding sequence ATGACAGGCTTCGATCGCCAGACGATCTCCGACACGACCGCCAAGATGCTGCTGGAAGTGCAAGCAGTGCACTTCAACGCGGAGAAACCGTACATTTTCACGTCCGGCTGGGCGAGCCCGGTTTATATCGACTGCCGCAAGCTGATCTCATATCCGCGCGTGCGCCGTGGCCTGATGGAAATGGCCGAATCCACCATCCTGCGCGACGTCGGCTACGAACAGATCGACGCGGTGGCCGGTGGCGAGACCGCCGGCATCCCGTTCGCGGCATGGCTGTCCGACCGCCTGATGGTGCCGATGCAATACGTGCGCAAGAAGCCGAAGGGTTTCGGCCGTAACGCGCAGATCGAAGGCCTGCTGACCGAAGGTCAACGCGTGCTGCTGGTCGAAGACCTGACCACGGACAGCCGCAGCAAGATCAACTTCATCAATGCGCTGCGCACCGCCGGCGCAACGGTGAACCACTGCTTCGTGCTGTTCCACTACAACATCTTCAAGGAAAGCGTGTCGGTGCTGAAAGACATCGACGTCGATCTGCATGCGCTTGCCACGTGGTGGGACGTGTTGCGGGTCGCGAAGGCCAACAACTACTTCGACACCAAGACGCTCGACGAAGTGGAGAAATTCCTGCACGCACCGGCCGAATGGTCCGCGGCGCACGGCGGCGCCAACGCGGCGCCTCAGTAA
- a CDS encoding DUF2957 domain-containing protein: MSHGITRGLAMAIATAPFLIACGGGKADNPGTINSAQCSGASCGVQGPPTSNSGTTALCPATADIVKTTFLGGAGSGEVVQVNIDATAMTYTLKWLESPIPLRTGEVTPTRAGTQITGAVIHPPTGALPTAEQTRCAFILGAGTGTGVGDGQPYTTPDYVNNPNPPMILVGQGVAGGGIPGATVEYDGLTIAPLPGLENIGAVPNRHFDFYPFLGFASTTTDITKLPGTYNGLLYHIVPSGSYAATATNTVETFDASGNCTGSNASNAAFHPSASGCLTTGTAWTLNSSGYFDSQNTPQIGTQLTLPTGTSGSVAPAHMILGQINGATVPVVVRTGLVNLGTAPLHLDAKVDDESGIAMLAAATPLASGGFDGGYVGADSNFKSTATLIQGGVGTFINPSTSAAEDGFGLGYGLQSPGLVGVQQANGQTGLAIASGGLYAIEIQGTVNGGQAPTSQLSSTASSAPYFGIGAQISK, encoded by the coding sequence ATGTCGCACGGCATTACTCGAGGCCTGGCGATGGCCATTGCCACGGCCCCATTTCTCATCGCTTGCGGCGGCGGCAAGGCCGACAATCCCGGCACGATCAACTCGGCGCAATGCTCCGGTGCGAGCTGCGGCGTGCAAGGTCCGCCGACTTCGAACAGCGGTACGACCGCGCTCTGTCCGGCTACGGCCGACATCGTGAAGACCACGTTCCTGGGTGGCGCGGGTAGCGGCGAAGTGGTGCAGGTGAACATCGACGCGACCGCGATGACGTACACGCTGAAGTGGCTCGAGTCGCCGATTCCGTTGCGCACGGGTGAAGTCACGCCGACGCGCGCGGGCACACAAATCACGGGCGCGGTGATCCACCCGCCGACCGGCGCGCTGCCGACCGCCGAACAGACGCGCTGCGCGTTCATTCTCGGCGCGGGCACCGGTACAGGCGTCGGCGACGGCCAGCCTTATACGACACCCGACTACGTCAACAATCCGAATCCCCCAATGATCCTCGTCGGCCAGGGCGTGGCCGGCGGCGGCATTCCAGGTGCGACGGTCGAGTACGACGGGCTGACGATTGCCCCGCTGCCCGGCCTGGAGAACATCGGCGCCGTTCCGAACCGGCACTTCGATTTTTACCCGTTCCTTGGTTTTGCCAGCACGACGACGGATATCACCAAGTTGCCCGGCACTTACAACGGGCTGCTCTACCACATCGTGCCGTCAGGCTCCTATGCGGCCACAGCGACGAACACGGTTGAAACCTTCGACGCCAGTGGCAATTGCACCGGCTCCAATGCGAGCAACGCAGCGTTTCATCCGAGCGCAAGCGGCTGCCTGACGACCGGCACCGCCTGGACACTCAACAGCAGTGGCTACTTCGATAGTCAAAACACACCGCAGATCGGAACTCAGCTGACGCTGCCCACTGGGACGAGCGGTTCCGTAGCGCCGGCGCACATGATCCTCGGCCAGATCAACGGCGCAACCGTGCCGGTCGTTGTCCGCACTGGCCTCGTGAATCTCGGTACGGCGCCGCTGCATCTCGACGCCAAGGTCGACGACGAATCCGGCATCGCGATGCTCGCCGCCGCCACGCCGCTCGCATCCGGCGGCTTCGACGGCGGTTATGTCGGCGCGGATTCGAACTTCAAATCCACTGCGACATTGATCCAGGGCGGAGTAGGCACCTTTATCAACCCGTCGACTTCTGCGGCGGAAGACGGCTTCGGCCTGGGTTACGGTCTGCAGAGCCCGGGACTGGTCGGCGTCCAGCAAGCGAACGGGCAAACCGGTTTGGCGATTGCCTCAGGCGGACTGTACGCAATCGAGATTCAAGGCACGGTCAATGGCGGCCAGGCGCCAACTTCGCAGCTCAGCAGCACTGCTTCCAGCGCCCCCTACTTCGGCATCGGCGCGCAAATCAGCAAGTAA
- a CDS encoding YbhB/YbcL family Raf kinase inhibitor-like protein: MRSRCLVVSLASLFRRMPSLACAMLGVTLFAAHGPDAFAAGVFTLTSASFRAGGTVDAAQVFDQDDCKGGNRSPQLTWHDAPAGTRSFAVTVFDEDAPGRGWWHWAVAAIPATVDSLPENASSSGFLKKLGAVEARNDFDIDGYGGPCPPPGKPHRYIVTVYALSSANLRLAQGRPALMFDHEISTATLGSARMVVNYGR, translated from the coding sequence ATGCGCTCGCGTTGCCTGGTTGTTTCGCTTGCTTCGCTTTTCCGCCGTATGCCGTCCCTCGCCTGCGCGATGCTGGGCGTCACGCTGTTCGCGGCGCATGGTCCTGACGCATTCGCCGCGGGTGTGTTCACGCTGACCAGCGCCAGTTTCCGTGCCGGCGGTACCGTCGATGCCGCTCAGGTTTTCGATCAGGACGACTGCAAAGGCGGAAACCGCTCCCCCCAATTGACGTGGCACGATGCGCCGGCCGGCACGCGCAGCTTCGCGGTCACGGTGTTCGACGAGGATGCGCCCGGCCGCGGCTGGTGGCACTGGGCCGTGGCGGCGATTCCGGCCACCGTCGACAGTTTGCCGGAAAACGCCAGTTCGTCGGGCTTCCTGAAGAAACTCGGCGCAGTCGAAGCACGCAACGACTTCGATATCGACGGCTACGGTGGCCCCTGTCCGCCACCGGGCAAACCTCATCGCTACATCGTCACTGTTTATGCGCTCAGCAGCGCGAACCTGCGCCTCGCTCAAGGACGCCCGGCGCTCATGTTCGATCACGAGATCAGCACTGCCACGCTCGGCAGCGCGCGAATGGTGGTCAACTACGGACGATAG
- a CDS encoding flavodoxin family protein, whose translation MSKIVIVYHSGYGHTKKVAEAVLAGTLEAGADAKLVPVGEIDDAAWTELAAADAIIFGAPTYMGGPSADFKKFADASSKPWFGQTWKDKIAAGFTNSATMNGDKFSTIQYFVTLAMQHSMIWAGTGMMPSNTKAATRNDLNYVGGFTGLLAQSPADASPEEAPPAGDLETARMFGKRIADVTARWNAGAR comes from the coding sequence ATGTCGAAGATCGTCATCGTTTATCACAGCGGCTACGGCCACACGAAGAAAGTGGCCGAGGCCGTGCTGGCCGGCACGCTCGAAGCCGGCGCGGACGCGAAGCTCGTGCCGGTCGGCGAGATCGACGACGCGGCCTGGACAGAGCTGGCGGCCGCCGACGCCATCATCTTCGGCGCGCCGACCTACATGGGCGGTCCCTCCGCCGACTTCAAGAAATTCGCCGACGCGAGTTCGAAACCGTGGTTCGGCCAGACGTGGAAGGACAAGATCGCGGCCGGCTTCACCAACTCGGCGACGATGAACGGCGACAAGTTCTCGACGATCCAGTATTTCGTCACGCTGGCGATGCAACACAGCATGATCTGGGCGGGCACTGGCATGATGCCCTCGAACACCAAGGCGGCGACCCGCAACGACCTGAACTACGTGGGCGGCTTCACGGGTCTGCTGGCGCAGTCGCCGGCGGACGCGTCGCCGGAAGAAGCGCCACCCGCCGGCGATCTGGAAACGGCCCGGATGTTCGGCAAGCGCATCGCCGACGTGACGGCGCGATGGAACGCGGGGGCTCGATAA
- a CDS encoding NAD(P)-dependent oxidoreductase → MDIGFIGLGEMGAAMVANILKAGHQVRVWNRSPERAQPLADAGARIVATPAEAFAGDAVLSMLADDTALREVITASLLEHAPRGLIHVNMATISVALAEELATAHASRGVHYVAAPVMGRPDVAAAGKLTIVAGGPAESIDRVQPIFDVIGQKTWRIGSLPQQANVMKLAANFMLGAAVEALGEAATLVTGHGLAMQDFLDVITGGLFPGPVYSGYGKMIAEQRYEPALFKARLGLKDLRLALAAADAVNTPLPVASVVRDSLIEAVAHGDGEKDFAVLGQVAARRAGR, encoded by the coding sequence ATGGACATCGGTTTTATCGGTCTCGGCGAGATGGGCGCCGCGATGGTTGCCAACATTTTGAAAGCTGGGCATCAGGTGCGCGTGTGGAACCGCTCGCCGGAACGCGCGCAGCCGCTTGCCGACGCGGGTGCGCGGATCGTCGCGACGCCGGCTGAAGCGTTTGCGGGCGACGCGGTGCTCTCGATGCTCGCCGACGATACCGCGCTGCGCGAAGTCATCACCGCGTCGTTGCTGGAACACGCCCCGCGCGGCCTGATCCACGTGAACATGGCGACGATCTCGGTGGCGCTGGCCGAGGAATTGGCGACGGCGCACGCGTCGCGCGGCGTCCATTACGTCGCGGCGCCGGTGATGGGGCGGCCTGACGTCGCGGCTGCGGGCAAGCTGACGATCGTGGCGGGTGGCCCAGCCGAGTCGATCGACCGCGTGCAGCCGATTTTCGACGTCATCGGCCAGAAGACCTGGCGCATCGGCTCGCTGCCGCAGCAGGCGAACGTGATGAAACTTGCGGCTAACTTCATGTTGGGCGCGGCTGTCGAGGCGCTTGGCGAGGCGGCCACGCTCGTGACCGGCCACGGCCTCGCGATGCAGGATTTCCTCGACGTCATCACGGGCGGCCTGTTTCCGGGACCGGTCTATTCGGGCTACGGCAAGATGATCGCGGAGCAGCGCTACGAGCCAGCGCTGTTCAAGGCGCGTCTTGGACTGAAGGACCTGCGCCTCGCGCTGGCGGCCGCAGATGCGGTCAACACGCCGCTGCCGGTTGCGAGTGTCGTGCGTGACAGCCTGATCGAAGCGGTAGCGCATGGCGACGGCGAGAAGGACTTCGCGGTGCTGGGGCAGGTGGCGGCGCGGCGGGCAGGGCGCTGA
- a CDS encoding DUF2957 domain-containing protein, protein MKSRLLSVLALAAPLLGACGGGGGGNGDGPVTEVRLCPASLDYGTVFTGGGGDGELVKLQMDTTKMTWQISYIESPIPATTGTVSPTRAGQSASGTLTQETLLPTQKLNQCAFRLNGASLDPNRPARIFVGEGVAGGTIPGAEISFGGILGVGAVPDTTFPYYPFIGFSSIETNLANVAGTYNQLGYHQVPSQNFAPVAVDTKITINADGTWTECDNSGVNAGKCQQPGTNLVQSSDGSGAFETDKFLGQAKPTLATTPKARGYMIVGKLRNQVVPILVRTGAANSSVTTPVNGELGPYADDESGISILAPQTSIAVNSQNGEYIGVDSQFDYRTTALEGTQATLLDPFNASQASLATALNLDFTQAVPGVVTTTQVGASTGTTPTGKMIFTGGVFGYLDLTNAASPYFTIGAFVQ, encoded by the coding sequence ATGAAATCGAGATTACTTTCGGTGCTCGCTCTTGCAGCACCGTTACTGGGGGCGTGCGGTGGTGGTGGCGGCGGCAACGGAGACGGGCCCGTGACGGAAGTTCGCCTGTGTCCCGCGTCGCTCGACTACGGCACGGTGTTCACGGGCGGCGGCGGCGACGGCGAATTGGTCAAGCTGCAGATGGACACGACCAAGATGACCTGGCAGATCAGCTACATCGAATCGCCAATTCCGGCGACCACCGGCACCGTCTCACCGACGCGCGCCGGCCAGAGCGCAAGCGGCACGCTGACCCAGGAAACCTTGCTGCCGACGCAGAAGCTCAACCAATGCGCCTTCCGTCTGAACGGCGCCAGTCTCGACCCCAATCGGCCGGCGCGTATTTTCGTTGGCGAAGGCGTCGCAGGCGGCACGATCCCGGGTGCGGAAATTTCATTCGGCGGGATTTTGGGTGTCGGCGCGGTGCCCGACACCACGTTCCCGTACTACCCGTTCATCGGTTTCTCATCGATTGAAACGAACCTCGCGAACGTGGCCGGCACCTACAACCAGCTCGGCTATCACCAGGTTCCGTCGCAGAACTTCGCGCCGGTCGCGGTCGATACGAAGATCACGATCAACGCGGACGGCACGTGGACCGAATGCGACAACTCCGGCGTCAACGCGGGCAAGTGCCAGCAGCCGGGTACGAACCTGGTGCAGTCGTCGGACGGCAGCGGTGCGTTCGAAACCGACAAGTTCCTGGGCCAGGCGAAACCGACGCTCGCCACGACACCCAAGGCTCGCGGCTACATGATCGTCGGCAAGCTGCGCAACCAGGTCGTGCCGATCCTGGTGCGAACCGGCGCGGCGAACTCGTCGGTGACGACGCCGGTGAATGGCGAACTCGGCCCGTATGCGGACGACGAATCGGGCATCTCGATTCTGGCGCCGCAAACCTCGATCGCGGTGAACTCGCAAAACGGTGAGTACATCGGCGTGGATAGCCAGTTCGACTATCGCACCACAGCGCTCGAAGGCACACAGGCCACGCTGCTCGATCCGTTCAACGCCTCGCAGGCCTCGCTCGCGACCGCGCTGAATCTGGACTTCACGCAGGCCGTGCCGGGCGTCGTGACGACCACGCAAGTGGGCGCCTCGACGGGTACCACGCCGACCGGAAAGATGATCTTCACGGGTGGCGTGTTCGGCTACCTCGATCTGACCAACGCGGCCTCGCCGTACTTCACGATCGGCGCCTTCGTCCAGTAA
- the argC gene encoding N-acetyl-gamma-glutamyl-phosphate reductase, with translation MSTKVFVDGQEGTTGLKIFEYLSQRADVEILRIEEAKRKDLEERRRLINASDVTFLCLPDAASRESASLVENDHTVLIDASTAFRTSADWAYGLPELARSQRERLRTAKRIAVPGCHASAFVLAMRPLVEAGVVAAEFAAHAYSITGYSGGGKKMIADYEAGGNDKLKSPRPYALGLTHKHLPEMAAHTGLKSAPVFTPIVGDFYKGLAVTTFFSPNQLAKKATPQDVQALFAEYYAGEAFVHVAPFDAEANLDSGFFDVQANNDTNRVDLFVFGNEERFVTVARLDNLGKGASGAAIQCMNLAIGAAEETGLKR, from the coding sequence ATGAGCACGAAAGTTTTTGTCGACGGACAGGAAGGCACGACCGGCCTGAAGATTTTCGAATACCTGTCGCAGCGCGCCGACGTGGAGATCCTGCGTATCGAAGAAGCGAAGCGCAAAGACCTCGAAGAGCGCCGTCGTCTCATCAACGCATCGGACGTCACGTTCCTGTGCCTGCCGGATGCCGCCTCGCGCGAGTCGGCCTCGCTGGTCGAGAACGACCACACCGTGCTGATCGATGCCAGCACGGCCTTCCGCACGTCGGCCGACTGGGCCTACGGGCTGCCCGAACTCGCACGCTCGCAGCGCGAGCGTCTGCGCACCGCGAAACGTATCGCCGTGCCGGGCTGCCATGCATCGGCGTTCGTGCTGGCCATGCGTCCGCTCGTCGAAGCTGGCGTCGTGGCGGCGGAGTTCGCTGCGCACGCGTACTCGATCACCGGTTACAGCGGCGGTGGCAAGAAGATGATCGCCGACTACGAAGCCGGCGGTAATGACAAGCTCAAGAGCCCGCGCCCTTACGCACTCGGTCTCACGCACAAGCATCTGCCGGAAATGGCGGCGCATACGGGCCTGAAGTCTGCGCCGGTGTTCACGCCGATCGTCGGCGACTTCTACAAGGGTCTCGCGGTCACCACGTTCTTCTCGCCGAACCAGTTGGCCAAGAAGGCCACGCCGCAAGACGTACAGGCATTGTTCGCCGAGTACTACGCGGGCGAGGCCTTCGTGCACGTCGCGCCGTTCGACGCGGAAGCGAATCTCGACAGCGGCTTCTTCGACGTACAGGCGAACAACGACACCAACCGTGTCGACCTGTTCGTGTTCGGCAATGAAGAGCGCTTCGTGACCGTCGCGCGCCTCGATAACCTGGGCAAGGGTGCGTCGGGCGCGGCAATCCAGTGCATGAACCTCGCAATCGGCGCCGCCGAAGAAACCGGCTTGAAACGCTGA
- a CDS encoding response regulator, which yields MQDPVRVVVADDHPVILFGAEQALLKFPGLQVVARARQSTELVKVLQTVACDVLVTDLAMPGGQYGDGLPLIGYLRRNFPNLPIVVLTMLENAALLKRLSELGVTSVVNKSDDLSHIGLAVQHVSRNLEYMSPSVKASLDTLRMNAGGKNDDVMLSRRELEVVRLFVSGMTIKEIAEQLNRSIKTISTQKNSAMRKLGIERDSELFQYAQSNGLLNLSSHSVDDTGVAP from the coding sequence ATGCAAGATCCAGTCAGGGTCGTGGTCGCAGACGACCACCCGGTGATTCTGTTCGGCGCCGAACAGGCTTTGCTCAAGTTTCCAGGTCTGCAGGTCGTCGCGCGTGCGCGACAGTCGACCGAACTGGTCAAGGTGCTGCAAACCGTTGCGTGCGATGTGCTCGTCACGGACCTGGCCATGCCAGGCGGCCAATACGGCGACGGGTTGCCGCTGATCGGCTATCTGCGCCGCAATTTTCCCAATCTTCCTATCGTCGTGCTGACGATGCTGGAAAACGCCGCGTTGCTCAAACGGTTGAGCGAACTCGGCGTGACGTCGGTCGTCAACAAGTCGGACGATCTGAGCCATATCGGACTCGCGGTGCAGCACGTCAGTCGCAACCTGGAATACATGAGCCCGTCGGTCAAGGCGTCGCTCGATACGCTGCGCATGAATGCCGGCGGTAAGAACGACGACGTGATGCTGTCGCGGCGCGAACTCGAGGTGGTGCGACTGTTTGTGTCCGGTATGACGATCAAGGAGATCGCGGAGCAACTCAATCGCAGCATCAAGACGATTAGCACGCAGAAGAATTCGGCCATGCGCAAGCTTGGCATCGAACGCGATTCCGAGTTGTTTCAGTACGCGCAGAGCAACGGTCTGCTGAATCTGTCGTCGCATTCGGTCGACGACACCGGCGTCGCGCCCTAG